GTCACTTCTGCGCCCAGAGCCGTATACACATCCGAAAACTCTAGGCCGATGTAGCCGCTGCCGATAATGGCTACCCAGGGCGGCACGGTTTCCAGCTTGATACCTTCATCGCTGGTGAAGACCGTCTTGTGATCGACCTCGATGCCGGGGGGCACGAAGGGAATAGAGCCCACGGCAATAATGATGTCTTTGGCGCTGTAGGTCTTGTCGCCGCTTTCGGTGGTGACTGTGACCTGCTGGGCGCCCGAAACGCGCCCCCAGCCCTGGATGGTGTCCACGCCCAGACGCTTGAGGCTATTCGTCAGGTCGCCCCGGATCTTGGTGACCAAGTTGATGGCGTGATCGGCGATCGCCTGCCGGTCAAACACCACATTGCCAACCTGAATACCCAGTGCTTTGAGGTGATGAGTATCCCGCAATTCCCGCACTCGGCCCGAGGCGGCTAGCAGCGCCTTTGAGGGAATGCATCCGCGGTTGACGCAGGTGCCGCCCATTTCCGCTGCTTCGATAATTGCAGTTTTCAGACCACAGCTCACAGCGTGGAGGGCCGCCCCATGGCCGCCGACTCCCGCTCCAATGATGATGAGGTCGTAATCGAAAGACTGACTCACTTCACCCTCCTGGCACACAATTCTCCTATTCTCGACTGCCGAGGGGGCTTTAGACAACACTTCCCCGGACACCCTGTATTCTCTCCTGCGTGCACAATTAGGCGTTTTCGGCGGAACCTGTCAAAGATCCCAGATCTCCCACTCGATCGGCTAACGGGGGCTGAAAAGTCACAGTTTTTGATGACAAATTTGGGTAATGCTCGTGATTTCAATCGCTCTGAACCATGGTGAAATACGCTCATAGCCCTGTTTGTGCGATCGCCCTTCGCCTAGCAAGTCAAGGGCTTGGGGACTAGAGCTCTCAACGAAACCCACTTGATTTGAGTCCGAGTTGTCCTTACCACAGCGATCGCGCTGATGTATTCATCTAGGGCTGGGGCATCCTTAAAAATATGAGGTCAGAGCCAAAGTCTGTTCCAAGCCAGCCTGTTGCTGGGAGAGGGATGCAGCATCGGTGTTACTGGCTCAAGTCAAATCCGAAAAGCCAGTCTGCCGACTGTAGCAACGACTAAAACATTTGTTTTGATGAGGGAGTCAAGCGTTATGAATCAGCGTCAGCAGGAGTTACGTCGCGCCGCGGCTGAAGCGTTTGCGCAGTCCCTCGACCACCTGAGCAAAACCCTCAACGAGCAGCCTGAGACGCCTCCAGAGCCCACCGTCCCAAAACCGGCTCCGCCTAAAGCCAAAAAAGCCTTTGACCTGGCGGATTTGGAAGCAGCCGCAGCTGATATTGAGCAGTTTATGGAGTCTCGCCAGAAAAACTCAGACGTCTAGGGATGTTCGCGCTGGCGCTTGGCCTCATAAAGGACTAAGGAAGTGGCGATCGCCACGTTCAAAGACTCCACCCCAGCGCTTAGGGGAATCTGCACCTGATGGTCCGCTAGGGCCATCAAGTCCTCAGACAGTCCTGCTCCCTCGTTGCCCACTAGCAACAGACTGGGCTGCCGAAAATCCAGCTCCCAGTAGCTCAGGCGAGCGCTGGGCACCGTTGCAATGGTTTGAATTCCCTCAGCCCGCGCCGCCTCAATCAGTTCTGGTAGCCGATCGCTCACCCCCATCGGCAACCGGAACCACTGGCCCGCCGTTGCCCGCAACACTTTCGGATGGTCCAGATCGACGCTGTCTTCGCTGACCCACAGGCCGTCAACGCCGGCAGCGGCAGCGGTGCGAATGATGGTTCCCAAGTTGCCCGGGTCTTGGACCGTCTCCAGGACCAAGCCGAGCTGCACTGGCAGATCAGGCGGGCTCGGCAGCTGCCGGGCGATGGTGGCCACAACTCCGTCTGGATTGACAGTGGTGGCGATCGCCGCCAGCACGGCAGGACTCACCAGCTCCATCCGGTCCGTTCTTTGGGCCACCACGGGCCACAGCTGGGGATAGCGGGCCTGCCAGCTCTCGGTGAAGCACACCGTCAGCAAGGGATAGCCCGCCGCGATCGCCTCCTCCAGCAGATGAGTCCCCTCCAGCAAAATCTGCTGTTGCTGATGCCGTTCCTTTGTCCGCTGTAGCTTGCGGAGCTGCTTGACCAGGGGATTTTGGAGACTCGTCAGCATAGACCGATGAAGACAGAATTTGAGGGGCGATCGCCCCAGCAGTCAAAAGCTAGAGACTTGCACTGCGAAAGATCCAAAAGCGTATGGCCCCGACAAACATC
This genomic stretch from Geitlerinema sp. PCC 7407 harbors:
- a CDS encoding RNA methyltransferase, encoding MLTSLQNPLVKQLRKLQRTKERHQQQQILLEGTHLLEEAIAAGYPLLTVCFTESWQARYPQLWPVVAQRTDRMELVSPAVLAAIATTVNPDGVVATIARQLPSPPDLPVQLGLVLETVQDPGNLGTIIRTAAAAGVDGLWVSEDSVDLDHPKVLRATAGQWFRLPMGVSDRLPELIEAARAEGIQTIATVPSARLSYWELDFRQPSLLLVGNEGAGLSEDLMALADHQVQIPLSAGVESLNVAIATSLVLYEAKRQREHP